The Gammaproteobacteria bacterium genomic interval ACATCCTCCGCTCGCGGTCCCGTGGGCCGACGTGAGCGTTCCGTTCGGGGCCGAAGCGGCGCTAGGCTTCACGAACGAGCTCGTTGGTGTACCACGCATCTGGAGTCGCACCGGGTTCCGCGAGACCCGCGTTCACGAGCTCCTCGTATCCTCGCGTCCACCTTTCCGGAAGCGTCACGAGCAAGCTCTCGCGGCCGGCCGCCGTCCAGATGCGCACGTACTCGGCGAGGCTTTCCTTCGCGATCGCGGTATCGTTCAAACCGTCGAAGGAATATTTCCGGCGCATGATCTCGAGCGTCCGGTCGAAGCCGTCGTCGTTGATCATGAAATCGAGCGCGGCACGGACGGCGTCCAAGTACTTCGCGATGTCGCCGCGGTTCGCGGCAAATCCGTCCTTGGAGGTCATGTAGAACTGTCCTCCGGAAGCCATGAACTCTCCCGGATTGAAGACCACGACCCCGGGCTGCTGCTGCTCGAGTATCTTCGCGGTATCGATGCTGACGGCGTAGCCGGCCAAGCGACCTTGCTCGACGAGGTTGAACACACCGGGTGTCAGGCCGACGACCTGGCGCTGCACGCTCTCCGGATCGATGCCGGAGGCGGCCAGGAAAAGATCGAGCTCCGTCTCGCTCGAGCCGCCTTCGGATGGGATACCGATCGTCGCGCCCACGAAGTCCTCGGGCCGGCGCAGCGCCCGCTTCTCGCTCGAGACGAAGCGAATCGTCGATTCCTTGAGCACCATCCCCACGTTCATCACCGGCGCGGCCCGGTTCGCCGCGGCCCGCATCCCTTCGATCTGGCTGATGCGCGTCAACGGCGACCGCCCGGCCAGCACCAGCTGGATCGCCTGCGGCGATCCGCGCGTGACCTGGAACGAAACGTTCAGGCCCTGATCGGCGAAATAGCCGCCCGCGTCGGCCATGAGCTCCGGGGCGAACGTGAGGCTCGCGAGCGGGAGGATCGTCAAGAACGTGAACGGGGCGGCCTCGGCGCCG includes:
- a CDS encoding ABC transporter substrate-binding protein, with protein sequence MHDVIYRPGRRGGLTRRAFLRGSAALGGAALLGGCGAESPSGEASPEQAATGAEAAPFTFLTILPLASLTFAPELMADAGGYFADQGLNVSFQVTRGSPQAIQLVLAGRSPLTRISQIEGMRAAANRAAPVMNVGMVLKESTIRFVSSEKRALRRPEDFVGATIGIPSEGGSSETELDLFLAASGIDPESVQRQVVGLTPGVFNLVEQGRLAGYAVSIDTAKILEQQQPGVVVFNPGEFMASGGQFYMTSKDGFAANRGDIAKYLDAVRAALDFMINDDGFDRTLEIMRRKYSFDGLNDTAIAKESLAEYVRIWTAAGRESLLVTLPERWTRGYEELVNAGLAEPGATPDAWYTNELVREA